From Nicotiana tabacum cultivar K326 chromosome 15, ASM71507v2, whole genome shotgun sequence, the proteins below share one genomic window:
- the LOC107782270 gene encoding AT-hook motif nuclear-localized protein 1, whose translation MEGRENMSMSGVTVVGSDAPSDYHVAPRTTTESAAQMVVISQTPVTATAAGAITGGGAIVVAKKKRGRPRKYGPDGALSPKPISSAGPAPSPVIDFSVEKQRGKIRPVGLVSKPHMPKLDVENSGEWVSCSVGANFTPHIITVNTGEDVTMKIISFSQQGPRAICILSANGVISSVTLRQPDSSGGTLTYEGRFEILSLTGSFMPSETGGMRYRSGGMSVSLASPDGRVVGGGVAGLLVAASPVQIVVGSFLAGNQHEQTTKKNKLEPIIAAVPLSSAENEDTYNHSSAKQIMPTSSINWSSSLAPDSRNKPADINVTLPA comes from the exons ATGGAGGGAAGAGAGAATATGAGTATGAGTGGAGTAACAGTAGTGGGATCAGATGCACCTTCAGATTACCACGTGGCACCTAGAACCACCACTGAATCAGCAGCTCAAATGGTGGTTATTTCACAAACTCCGGTCACTGCCACGGCGGCCGGCGCCATAACCGGCGGCGGAGCAATAGTGGTAGCGAAGAAGAAAAGGGGTAGACCAAGAAAGTATGGACCAGATGGGGCACTGTCACCTAAGCCGATATCGTCAGCGGGGCCTGCGCCATCGCCGGTGATTGATTTTTCTGTGGAGAAACAACGGGGGAAAATCCGGCCAGTTGGGTTGGTTAGTAAGCCTCATATGCCTAAGCTGGATGTTGAAAATTCAG GTGAATGGGTCTCATGTTCTGTTGGTGCTAATTTTACACCCCATATTATCACCGTTAATACTGGAGAG GATGTCACTATGAAGATTATATCGTTCTCTCAACAAGGACCTCGAGCAATATGCATCCTCTCAGCAAACGGTGTAATTTCAAGTGTTACGCTACGTCAACCTGACTCTTCCGGTGGCACATTGACGTATGAG GGACGGTTTGAGATACTGTCATTGACTGGATCATTTATGCCATCTGAGACGGGAGGAATGAGATACAGATCCGGGGGAATGAGCGTTTCTCTAGCAAGCCCTGATGGACGTGTTGTTGGAGGTGGAGTTGCCGGTCTACTAGTTGCCGCCAGTCCAGTGCAG ATTGTTGTAGGCAGCTTCCTTGCTGGAAATCAACACGAGCAGACGACCAAGAAAAACAAATTGGAGCCTATAATAGCTGCTGTTCCTCTATCTAGTGCAGAAAATGAAGACACTTATAATCACTCTTCTGCAAAACAAATTATGCCAACTTCCTCAATTAACTGGTCGTCGTCGTTAGCCCCCGACTCGAGAAATAAGCCAGCTGATATCAATGTAACTCTGCCTGCATAG
- the LOC107782269 gene encoding uncharacterized protein LOC107782269 — MVGLSIGEKNFIKGGIAQDMRNDGRKRLAYRPIYVETGVIPQANGSARIKLGPTDVIAGVKAELGKPSQAHPDQGKIYIHVDCSPTAEPSFEGRGGEELSAELTAALEGCLLGGKSGAGAGIDPSSLSIKEGKVCWDLYIDCLVISSGGNLLDALGAAIKAALSNTGIPRVQVREAASSDEQADVDVSDEEFLQFDTSGIPVIVTLIKVGRHYIVDATSEEESLMNSAVSISVNRQGLVCGLTKRGGIGLDPSVILDMISVAKHVSEQLIDKLDSEIEAAEKAHEDEP, encoded by the exons ATGGTAGGGCTATCTATTGGAGAAAAAAACTTTATCAAAGGTGGTATTGCCCAGGATATGCGCAATGATGGTAGAAAACGACTTGCTTATCGACCAATTTATGTGGAAACAGGTGTTATTCCTCAG GCAAATGGATCTGCACGAATCAAGTTGGGTCCAACTGATGTTATTGCCGGTGTCAAG GCGGAACTTGGAAAACCAAGTCAAGCGCATCCTGACCAAGGGAAAATTTATATTCACGTCGATTGCAGTCCCACAGCAGAGCCATCGTTTGAG GGCAGAGGAGGCGAGGAATTGTCCGCAGAACTCACAGCTGCACTTGAGGGGTGTCTTTTGGGTGGTAAAAGTGGAGCAG GGGCTGGAATAGATCCGTCATCTCTCTCAATCAAAGAAGGAAAAGTATGTTGGGATCTGTATATTGATTGCCTTGTCATTAGTTCTGGCGGGAATCTTCTCGACGCACTAGGTGCTGCAATCAAG GCTGCACTGAGCAATACGGGTATTCCGAGAGTTCAGGTTCGTGAAGCTGCTTCATCCGATGAGCAGGCAGATGTGGATGTTAGTGATGAAGAATTTCTGCAATTTGATACCAGCGGAATACCAGTCATAGTTACTTTGATAAAG GTTGGAAGGCACTACATTGTTGATGCAACTTCAGAGGAGGAGTCCCTAATGAACTCGGCTGTTTCTATTTCTGTTAATAGACAAGGGCTAGTATGTGGGTTGACCAAACGAGGAGGCATCGGGTTAGATCCTAGTGTCATACTTGACATGATATCTGTGGCAAAACATGTAAGTGAGCAGCTAATCGACAAGCTTGATTCAGAGATAGAAGCTGCTGAAAAAGCTCATGAAGATGAACCATGA
- the LOC107782268 gene encoding putative protein cornichon homolog 2 isoform X2 — protein sequence MGDLICLSDLEFDYINPYDTASRVNKVVLPEFITQGVLCFLYLITGHWVMSLLCVPYLYYNVKLYMQRRHLVDVTEIFNMLNWEKKQRLFKLGNMVILLLISLFWVIYSALEDHDDF from the exons ATGGGAGAT CTCATTTGCTTAAGTGATCTAGAGTTTGACTATATCAATCCATACGATACTGCATCTCGTGTAAACAAAGTTGTTTTACCTGAGTTCATCACTCAAGGAGTTTTGTGCTTCCTCTACCTGATTACAGGACATTGGGTTATGTCGCTTTTATGCGTTCCATATCTATACTACAATGTCAAGTT GTACATGCAAAGACGGCACCTTGTAGATGTTACTGAGATTTTTAATATGCTTAATTGGGAAAAGAAACAGAGGCTTTTCAAACTTGGCAACATGGTAATTCTGCTcctcatatcattattttg GGTGATTTATAGTGCCTTAGAGGATCATGATGATTTTTAG
- the LOC107782268 gene encoding protein cornichon homolog 4-like isoform X1 — protein MGDVWTWLLFFFIVIAILIMVIFQLICLSDLEFDYINPYDTASRVNKVVLPEFITQGVLCFLYLITGHWVMSLLCVPYLYYNVKLYMQRRHLVDVTEIFNMLNWEKKQRLFKLGNMVILLLISLFWVIYSALEDHDDF, from the exons ATGGGAGATGTATGGACATGGCTACTTTTCTTCTTCATTGTCATAGCTATACTTATTATGGTTATTTTTCAG CTCATTTGCTTAAGTGATCTAGAGTTTGACTATATCAATCCATACGATACTGCATCTCGTGTAAACAAAGTTGTTTTACCTGAGTTCATCACTCAAGGAGTTTTGTGCTTCCTCTACCTGATTACAGGACATTGGGTTATGTCGCTTTTATGCGTTCCATATCTATACTACAATGTCAAGTT GTACATGCAAAGACGGCACCTTGTAGATGTTACTGAGATTTTTAATATGCTTAATTGGGAAAAGAAACAGAGGCTTTTCAAACTTGGCAACATGGTAATTCTGCTcctcatatcattattttg GGTGATTTATAGTGCCTTAGAGGATCATGATGATTTTTAG